One Brevibacillus choshinensis genomic window carries:
- a CDS encoding DUF2232 domain-containing protein has protein sequence MPSKTKQLAENAVMLGIALVLFFLSTYTVLGALVSILVPLPFLILGMSRTMPNMVWICLAFTFLGWIMTGPITAFVALEFAVWGAVMGIFYTKRGTALSGITAGAVAVFFGFVLMLAFMIFGMKTNFDSMLQQAALLRPSFMPKEQYDQYMQLAKMLLPVSLVMFSFGSSAIVHWLARLIGKRLRRPVPALKPIREWAFPRSLLYYYFIAMIGMLVFGSSIQGTFWESAVLNVKVMLDAVFTLQGLSFCLFAAYLYGWKRLTPVLIVCLFIFPFLTTILSLVGIFDLGIRLREKLETRVKRG, from the coding sequence ATGCCTTCGAAAACCAAGCAATTGGCCGAAAATGCCGTAATGCTGGGTATCGCACTAGTGTTATTTTTCCTCAGTACATATACGGTGCTGGGTGCGTTAGTCAGTATTTTGGTTCCACTGCCTTTCTTAATCTTGGGGATGAGTAGAACCATGCCAAATATGGTATGGATCTGCCTTGCGTTTACCTTTTTAGGCTGGATCATGACGGGACCGATCACTGCTTTTGTAGCTCTGGAGTTTGCTGTCTGGGGAGCGGTGATGGGGATCTTCTACACCAAAAGGGGGACGGCACTCTCGGGGATTACAGCAGGTGCAGTCGCAGTCTTTTTTGGTTTTGTGCTCATGCTGGCCTTTATGATTTTTGGCATGAAAACGAACTTTGATTCGATGCTGCAGCAGGCAGCGCTATTGAGGCCTTCGTTCATGCCAAAGGAGCAGTACGATCAGTACATGCAGCTGGCCAAGATGCTGCTTCCTGTGAGCTTGGTCATGTTCAGCTTCGGCTCCAGCGCGATTGTCCACTGGTTGGCCAGGCTGATCGGCAAGCGTCTGCGCAGACCGGTGCCCGCGCTGAAGCCGATTCGGGAGTGGGCCTTCCCGCGATCGCTGCTCTACTACTACTTCATCGCCATGATTGGCATGCTGGTGTTTGGGTCAAGCATTCAAGGTACGTTCTGGGAAAGCGCCGTATTGAATGTAAAAGTGATGCTGGATGCCGTATTTACTTTGCAAGGCCTTAGCTTTTGCCTGTTCGCTGCCTATCTGTACGGCTGGAAGAGATTAACTCCAGTGCTTATTGTCTGTCTATTTATTTTTCCCTTTCTAACCACTATACTGAGTCTAGTAGGTATCTTTGATTTGGGAATTCGACTGCGTGAAAAACTGGAAACAAGAGTGAAGAGGGGCTGA
- the rpsR gene encoding 30S ribosomal protein S18: MARKGRPNKRRKVCFFKVNKIKHIDYKDVDLLKKFISERGKILPRRVTGTSAKYQRALTIAIKRARQVALLPYTAE, from the coding sequence ATGGCACGCAAAGGACGTCCTAATAAGCGTCGTAAAGTTTGCTTTTTCAAAGTGAACAAAATCAAACACATCGATTATAAAGATGTTGATTTGCTCAAAAAGTTCATCAGCGAGCGCGGTAAAATCCTGCCTCGTCGTGTAACCGGTACTTCCGCTAAGTACCAACGTGCACTGACGATCGCAATCAAACGCGCACGTCAAGTAGCACTTCTGCCTTACACGGCTGAATAA
- a CDS encoding single-stranded DNA-binding protein, translating to MNKVILIGNLTKDPELRYTPNGVAVATFTVAINRPRTNQAGEREADFINIVAWQKLADLCASYLRKGRQAAIEGRLQTRSYDNKEGKRVYVTEVVAENVQFLGGRGNENGDNSGYDPGPGFGGGNKPSGGGQRNDFDPFGDPFASAGKPINISDDDLPF from the coding sequence ATGAATAAAGTCATTCTCATCGGCAACCTGACAAAAGATCCTGAACTTCGTTACACGCCAAATGGCGTTGCCGTTGCTACGTTTACTGTGGCGATCAATCGTCCCCGCACCAACCAAGCGGGCGAGAGAGAAGCCGACTTCATTAATATTGTCGCTTGGCAAAAGCTGGCTGACCTGTGTGCAAGCTATTTGCGCAAGGGCAGACAAGCCGCCATCGAAGGACGCCTTCAAACGCGCTCCTACGACAATAAAGAAGGAAAACGCGTATACGTGACAGAGGTAGTTGCAGAGAACGTTCAATTTTTGGGCGGGCGAGGCAACGAAAACGGAGATAATTCAGGCTACGATCCGGGTCCAGGCTTCGGCGGTGGCAACAAACCATCCGGCGGAGGCCAGAGAAACGACTTTGATCCGTTTGGTGATCCCTTCGCGAGTGCTGGCAAGCCTATCAACATTTCGGATGATGACTTGCCGTTTTAA
- the rpsF gene encoding 30S ribosomal protein S6: MRQYEVMYVLRPDLEEEKVKSNVARYSEIVTNYGGEISKLQEMGKRRLAYEINKFREGYYVLMNFKSNADAVAEAERLMKINDDVIRFMFVRDEK, from the coding sequence ATGCGTCAATACGAAGTTATGTATGTATTGCGTCCAGACCTTGAAGAAGAGAAAGTGAAATCCAATGTAGCTCGTTACAGCGAGATCGTAACCAACTACGGCGGCGAAATTTCCAAACTTCAAGAAATGGGCAAGCGTCGTCTTGCTTATGAAATCAATAAGTTCCGTGAAGGTTACTACGTTTTGATGAACTTCAAATCGAATGCCGATGCAGTTGCGGAAGCAGAGCGTCTGATGAAAATCAATGACGACGTAATCCGCTTCATGTTCGTTCGTGATGAGAAGTAA
- the ychF gene encoding redox-regulated ATPase YchF, with protein MGASCGIVGLPNVGKSTLFNAITQAGAESANYPFCTIDPNVGIVEVPDPRLAKLTEIVVPNKVVPTAFEFVDIAGLVKGASKGEGLGNQFLGHIREVDAIAHVVRCFEDENITHVSGRVDPLSDIETINLELIFADLDSVERRIDRIGRKVKAGDKEAKQELDVLEKLKAAFEEGNSARSVELDDEERKWIRDLHLLTIKPMLYVCNVAEDGILDADTNPHVQTVREHAANEGAQVVVISAKVEAEIAELEGEDKDMFLEELGLSESGLDRLIRAAYELLGLVTYFTAGVQEVRAWTIRRGTKAPGAAGVIHTDFERGFIRAEVIAYNDLVDAGSVAAARERGKYRLEGKEYVVADGDVMHFRFNV; from the coding sequence ATGGGTGCATCATGCGGGATTGTAGGTCTTCCTAACGTAGGGAAGTCCACCTTGTTTAACGCCATTACCCAGGCAGGTGCAGAATCGGCTAACTATCCGTTCTGTACGATTGACCCGAATGTAGGGATCGTGGAGGTTCCGGATCCGCGTCTGGCCAAATTGACCGAGATCGTTGTGCCGAACAAAGTGGTTCCGACCGCATTTGAATTCGTGGATATTGCGGGTCTGGTGAAGGGCGCGAGCAAGGGCGAGGGCTTGGGTAACCAATTCCTGGGCCACATTCGCGAAGTGGACGCGATTGCTCACGTGGTTCGCTGCTTCGAAGACGAAAACATTACGCACGTATCGGGTCGTGTCGATCCGCTTTCCGATATCGAGACGATCAATCTGGAGCTGATCTTTGCTGACCTCGACTCCGTTGAGCGACGTATAGACCGCATTGGTCGCAAGGTTAAAGCCGGAGACAAGGAAGCCAAGCAAGAGCTGGATGTGCTGGAGAAGCTGAAGGCTGCTTTTGAAGAGGGCAATTCTGCTCGCAGCGTGGAGCTGGATGACGAGGAGCGCAAATGGATTCGCGATCTGCACCTGCTCACCATCAAGCCGATGCTGTATGTGTGCAACGTAGCAGAAGACGGCATTCTCGATGCTGACACCAATCCGCATGTGCAAACAGTTCGCGAGCACGCTGCAAACGAAGGCGCACAAGTCGTTGTGATCAGCGCTAAAGTAGAAGCGGAAATCGCAGAGCTCGAAGGCGAAGATAAGGACATGTTCCTCGAAGAGCTGGGACTGTCTGAATCCGGTCTGGACCGCTTGATTCGCGCAGCGTACGAGCTGCTCGGTCTGGTCACTTACTTTACAGCTGGCGTGCAAGAAGTTCGCGCATGGACCATTCGCCGCGGTACCAAGGCACCGGGAGCGGCAGGCGTTATTCATACTGATTTCGAGCGCGGCTTTATCCGTGCAGAGGTAATCGCCTACAATGACCTGGTAGATGCTGGTTCGGTCGCTGCTGCTCGTGAGCGCGGGAAGTACCGTCTTGAAGGGAAAGAGTACGTGGTAGCCGATGGAGATGTCATGCATTTCCGATTCAACGTCTAG
- a CDS encoding NAD(P)-dependent oxidoreductase → MKLLLLGATGRVGSHILTHALQDGHHVTTLVRSPEKLAHKQDDNLRVLTGNVLHPADVLQAIKGADAVISTLGTDGSTTLSEGTPHIIHAMNHEGIKRIITVGTAGILQSRAEPELLRYQSSESKRKLTRAAEEHHKAFTLLEQSGLDWTIVCPTYLPDGEQVGSYRVEADFLPENGTEISVPDTAAFTYSLIASEQYMRSRVGIAY, encoded by the coding sequence TTGAAATTACTCCTACTGGGTGCCACCGGGCGCGTGGGCAGTCATATTCTCACCCATGCTCTGCAGGATGGACACCACGTCACCACCTTGGTTCGCTCCCCGGAAAAGCTGGCTCACAAGCAAGACGACAACCTTCGCGTCCTCACCGGCAACGTTCTGCACCCAGCTGATGTGCTGCAAGCGATCAAGGGCGCCGATGCCGTCATTAGCACACTGGGGACAGACGGCTCCACGACTTTGTCGGAAGGAACTCCCCACATCATTCATGCGATGAACCACGAAGGCATCAAACGCATCATCACGGTCGGAACAGCAGGGATCCTGCAAAGCAGAGCAGAACCGGAACTCCTCCGCTACCAGTCCAGCGAATCCAAAAGAAAGCTGACACGAGCCGCAGAGGAACACCACAAAGCCTTCACGCTGCTCGAACAGTCCGGTCTCGACTGGACGATCGTTTGCCCTACCTATCTGCCTGATGGCGAGCAGGTCGGTTCATACCGTGTGGAAGCTGACTTTTTACCGGAGAATGGAACAGAAATTTCCGTTCCTGATACAGCAGCCTTTACCTACAGCCTGATTGCCAGCGAGCAGTATATGCGTTCACGCGTTGGCATCGCCTATTAA
- the pepF gene encoding oligoendopeptidase F: protein MKKRAFASITALAITLTTVAVPFIPYSTPAIAAAAEKAPVYQTRAEIPDQYKWKLDHIYPTVQDWEKDVAKVEELAKAFTKHQGKLGTSSASLLKAFDDYMSMMRLNDKAYVYANMSLDVNSANSELQKLADRAEKMYTLVSEKTAWVQPEIVAIPDNKMKQLLADKNLAPYKLFIEDMLRTKPHSLSKEMEELLAKSAPLSNSPTNIYSMLSKDVKFPKIKDETGKEVQLTRANFVSYLESKDQRVRKDAFKAYYSSLLDFQDSFAQTLSAKVKGDNFYADARHYKSALESSLTPNNIPTKVYDELIDTVNANLPLMHRYIALKKKMLGVNELHMYDIYVPIVPSDDKYISFEEGKKMVANGLGAMGDDYVKVLSDGLEGGWVDVYSTDDKRTGAYQWGAYDTHPYVLLNHQGTLDDVFTIAHEMGHAMQSYYTNKTQPYVSSNYPTFTAEVASTMNETLLFKSMYAQAKTKAEKMYLLNHYLENFRSTLFRQTQFAEFEKAIHEKEQAGESLNAEAIKKIYIDLNKKYYGKDMVSDDEIAMEWARVSHFFNYKYYVYQYSTSFAASQALAKQILDEGKPAVDRIRTNFLEAGNSAPPIEVLKAAGVDMSTSKPIEQAMEIFEETLTELEKLVNEK from the coding sequence TTGAAGAAGCGTGCGTTTGCATCCATCACGGCTTTGGCCATTACTTTGACCACCGTAGCAGTGCCCTTTATCCCGTACAGCACTCCTGCCATTGCAGCCGCTGCGGAAAAGGCGCCTGTCTATCAGACACGTGCGGAAATCCCGGATCAGTATAAGTGGAAGCTTGATCACATTTATCCGACCGTTCAGGATTGGGAAAAAGATGTCGCCAAAGTAGAAGAGTTGGCCAAGGCCTTTACCAAGCATCAAGGCAAACTTGGAACTTCCTCTGCTTCCTTGTTGAAAGCGTTTGATGACTACATGAGCATGATGCGCCTCAATGACAAAGCCTACGTGTATGCGAATATGTCACTTGATGTGAACTCCGCGAATTCCGAGCTGCAAAAGCTTGCTGACCGTGCTGAAAAAATGTACACGCTGGTTTCTGAAAAAACGGCATGGGTACAGCCTGAAATCGTAGCGATTCCCGATAATAAAATGAAGCAATTGCTGGCGGACAAGAATCTGGCACCGTACAAGCTGTTTATCGAAGACATGCTGCGTACCAAACCGCACTCGCTCTCTAAAGAGATGGAGGAGCTGCTGGCCAAGTCGGCGCCACTCAGCAATTCGCCTACGAATATATACAGCATGCTGTCCAAAGATGTGAAATTCCCGAAAATCAAAGATGAGACCGGGAAAGAGGTCCAGCTTACCCGGGCAAACTTCGTTTCTTATCTGGAAAGCAAGGACCAGCGCGTGCGAAAAGACGCGTTCAAAGCGTACTACAGCTCGCTGCTTGATTTTCAGGACAGCTTTGCCCAGACCTTGTCTGCAAAAGTAAAAGGAGATAACTTTTACGCGGATGCCCGTCATTACAAGTCCGCACTGGAGTCGAGCCTGACGCCGAACAACATTCCCACAAAGGTTTACGACGAGCTGATCGATACGGTGAATGCCAATCTGCCGCTCATGCATCGCTACATTGCCTTGAAGAAGAAGATGCTCGGTGTGAACGAGCTGCACATGTACGACATTTACGTGCCGATCGTGCCGTCCGACGATAAATACATTTCGTTTGAAGAAGGCAAAAAGATGGTCGCAAATGGGCTTGGGGCCATGGGCGATGATTACGTCAAAGTGCTGTCCGACGGGCTTGAAGGCGGATGGGTGGATGTATACTCGACGGATGACAAACGCACAGGGGCATATCAGTGGGGAGCTTATGATACCCATCCTTACGTGCTTTTGAATCACCAGGGAACCTTGGATGATGTCTTTACCATCGCTCATGAGATGGGACATGCGATGCAATCGTATTACACGAACAAGACCCAGCCGTACGTTTCCTCCAACTATCCGACATTCACCGCAGAGGTAGCGTCCACGATGAACGAGACACTGCTGTTCAAGAGCATGTACGCCCAGGCGAAAACCAAGGCAGAAAAGATGTATCTGCTGAATCATTACCTGGAGAATTTCCGCTCGACCTTGTTCCGCCAGACCCAGTTCGCCGAATTCGAGAAGGCGATCCACGAAAAGGAGCAGGCGGGAGAGTCGCTGAACGCTGAAGCCATCAAGAAGATTTACATCGATCTCAACAAAAAGTACTACGGTAAGGACATGGTATCGGATGATGAGATCGCGATGGAGTGGGCGCGTGTTTCCCATTTCTTCAACTATAAGTACTACGTGTACCAATACTCCACGAGCTTTGCCGCGTCTCAGGCACTCGCAAAGCAAATCCTGGATGAAGGCAAACCAGCTGTCGATCGCATCCGCACCAATTTCCTCGAGGCAGGCAATTCCGCGCCGCCTATCGAGGTGTTGAAGGCAGCCGGCGTGGATATGTCCACCTCCAAGCCAATCGAGCAAGCCATGGAGATTTTTGAGGAAACACTGACAGAGCTGGAGAAACTGGTCAACGAGAAGTAA
- a CDS encoding YjcZ family sporulation protein, protein MGIFNGFDDFALILVLFILLVIVGCDCN, encoded by the coding sequence GTGGGTATCTTTAATGGCTTCGACGACTTCGCGCTGATCTTGGTTCTCTTCATTCTTCTCGTGATTGTTGGTTGTGACTGCAACTAA
- a CDS encoding Ig-like domain-containing protein gives MKKWTGKWLQTLGMVIFLLLAVQPAMGADGSSWGMKMTPTDKATDVSVDTQITVTFAQPVRLMNSKELTNSSWLSIIKLTDGKKKRVPFTANWGKSQRTLTIDPVGNLEAGQSFEVMIPAKKVKNDRGQANPEASVTFSTKKAVDTIAPRATIFPGHGAKQVKLTEKVTLQFAEDVFLVDGNVLASKTAGALVRLTDDTGASIAHSITWNKSKRMLTVKPRGKWQPYKNYQVELVPGLLRDGAGNINAVQRSSFTTGAK, from the coding sequence ATGAAAAAGTGGACAGGCAAATGGCTGCAAACGCTGGGAATGGTGATATTTCTGCTGCTGGCTGTACAGCCGGCCATGGGAGCGGATGGATCATCCTGGGGAATGAAGATGACACCAACGGATAAAGCGACAGATGTTTCTGTGGACACGCAGATTACGGTCACGTTTGCGCAGCCCGTACGTCTAATGAACAGCAAAGAGCTGACGAATTCATCTTGGTTGTCCATTATCAAGCTGACGGATGGCAAAAAGAAGCGCGTGCCGTTCACCGCCAATTGGGGCAAGTCACAGCGAACACTCACGATCGACCCTGTGGGCAACTTGGAGGCAGGGCAATCGTTTGAGGTAATGATTCCTGCAAAAAAGGTAAAAAACGACCGCGGACAAGCAAATCCGGAAGCGAGCGTGACGTTTTCCACAAAAAAGGCTGTGGATACCATAGCCCCACGAGCCACGATCTTTCCGGGCCATGGAGCAAAGCAAGTCAAGCTGACGGAAAAAGTAACGCTGCAATTTGCGGAGGATGTATTTTTGGTCGACGGCAATGTCTTAGCGAGCAAGACGGCAGGGGCTCTCGTTCGATTGACAGATGACACGGGGGCTAGCATCGCGCACAGCATCACCTGGAACAAGAGCAAGAGGATGCTGACCGTGAAGCCCCGAGGCAAGTGGCAGCCATACAAAAATTATCAGGTCGAACTGGTTCCGGGCTTGCTGCGAGATGGGGCGGGCAACATCAATGCAGTCCAGCGCTCCAGCTTTACGACAGGGGCCAAATAA
- a CDS encoding DUF951 domain-containing protein, with translation MERKQFELGDVVQMKKPHPCGTNAWKVIRMGMDVRIKCTGCDHSVMIPRLEFERKLKKILSHAGEETQS, from the coding sequence ATGGAACGGAAGCAATTTGAACTGGGGGATGTCGTTCAAATGAAAAAACCGCACCCGTGCGGTACGAATGCGTGGAAGGTGATCCGGATGGGCATGGATGTGCGTATCAAATGCACAGGTTGTGACCACAGCGTGATGATTCCACGTCTGGAGTTTGAACGGAAGCTGAAAAAGATCTTAAGTCATGCAGGAGAAGAGACGCAGTCTTAA
- a CDS encoding mechanosensitive ion channel family protein, whose amino-acid sequence MKFWQRLYMQIYDTVTNADMWMNIGMIVFKIVAIIVISRIVVSVVQAAVNRVFQHRKDSKIQMDQRRVDTMRVLVNNVVRYTLYFLAILMILQLLGIDLKPVLVSAGVLGLAVGFGAQSLVRDIITGFFIIFEDQFAVGDVVTINNMTGTVQEIGLRITRVRSWTGEVHIFPNGTITQVTNFSLQNTMSVVDVSVAYEEDLKQVEQVLKEVLQLAQTELTDIVAEPQILGVHAFGPSEVIMRVTAECKPNTHHGVNRNLRAMIRTEFTKRGIQIPYPKIVAMQGKGQGQTVGHA is encoded by the coding sequence ATGAAGTTTTGGCAGAGGCTGTATATGCAGATTTATGATACCGTGACGAATGCCGATATGTGGATGAACATCGGGATGATTGTCTTTAAAATCGTAGCGATAATCGTGATTTCACGCATCGTTGTCTCAGTCGTCCAAGCAGCCGTCAATCGCGTGTTTCAGCACCGGAAGGACAGCAAGATTCAGATGGACCAGCGACGTGTGGATACGATGAGGGTTCTGGTGAACAACGTCGTGCGCTACACGCTGTACTTCTTGGCGATCCTCATGATTTTGCAGCTGCTGGGGATTGACTTGAAGCCGGTTCTCGTGAGCGCTGGGGTATTGGGGCTGGCCGTCGGCTTTGGAGCTCAGAGCCTGGTACGGGATATCATTACCGGATTCTTCATTATTTTTGAGGATCAGTTCGCAGTCGGTGATGTCGTGACCATCAACAATATGACAGGAACGGTGCAGGAGATTGGTTTGCGCATTACACGCGTCCGAAGCTGGACGGGGGAAGTGCATATTTTCCCCAACGGTACGATTACGCAAGTGACCAACTTTTCTTTGCAAAATACGATGTCCGTCGTGGATGTTTCGGTCGCGTATGAAGAAGACCTGAAGCAAGTGGAACAAGTCTTGAAGGAAGTGCTGCAGCTGGCTCAAACCGAGCTGACTGACATCGTGGCTGAGCCCCAAATTCTCGGGGTGCATGCATTTGGACCGTCTGAAGTGATCATGAGGGTGACGGCCGAATGCAAGCCGAATACCCATCATGGGGTAAATCGGAACCTGCGGGCTATGATTCGTACGGAATTCACAAAACGAGGCATACAGATTCCCTATCCGAAAATTGTTGCGATGCAAGGAAAAGGCCAAGGCCAAACTGTGGGGCACGCATAG
- a CDS encoding DUF3343 domain-containing protein, which produces MGGETVLIAFDSTQQALRAEMLLEYADIEIDTRPTPKEITAGCALSIEFPLPDYSQAKTIMDEQQVIIRGYFRQFADRYQEIDESGNRKEQEK; this is translated from the coding sequence GTGGGAGGAGAGACGGTACTGATTGCATTCGATTCCACGCAGCAAGCTTTGCGCGCAGAGATGCTGCTGGAGTATGCGGATATAGAGATTGACACAAGACCGACCCCAAAAGAGATAACGGCGGGCTGTGCCCTCTCCATCGAGTTTCCACTGCCAGATTACTCACAGGCGAAGACGATTATGGATGAACAACAGGTGATCATTCGTGGCTATTTTCGGCAGTTTGCTGATCGCTATCAGGAAATTGACGAGAGCGGAAACAGAAAGGAGCAGGAGAAATGA
- the yyaC gene encoding spore protease YyaC — MNTFENRKDHFLPPFKVEYRSENADEHLALHLAQRFRLKPFEEEIVLVCIGTDRSTGDALGPLVGSKLQAHSTRMLQVYGTLDDPVHAMNLTEKLEFIQSKHPKATVIAVDACLGQFSHVGNINVINGPLKPGAGVKKELPPVGTFHITGIVNVGGFMEYFVLQNTRLAVVMSMADIIASGLAKAVTLASEESRLGSI, encoded by the coding sequence ATGAATACATTTGAGAATCGCAAGGATCATTTCTTGCCACCTTTTAAAGTGGAATACCGCAGTGAAAACGCAGATGAACACCTGGCTCTACACCTTGCTCAACGCTTTCGCCTGAAGCCTTTTGAAGAAGAAATTGTCTTGGTCTGCATTGGGACAGACCGTTCAACTGGCGATGCACTCGGCCCTCTCGTGGGGAGCAAGCTGCAAGCGCACTCAACACGAATGCTGCAAGTGTACGGGACCTTGGATGATCCTGTCCACGCGATGAATCTCACCGAAAAGTTGGAATTCATCCAAAGCAAGCATCCAAAGGCAACCGTAATTGCAGTCGATGCCTGTCTGGGCCAATTCAGCCACGTCGGGAATATCAATGTGATCAATGGACCGCTGAAACCCGGAGCCGGTGTCAAAAAAGAGCTCCCTCCCGTCGGTACTTTTCACATTACGGGAATTGTCAATGTCGGAGGTTTCATGGAGTATTTTGTGCTCCAAAATACCCGCTTGGCAGTTGTCATGAGCATGGCTGACATTATTGCGTCCGGTTTAGCAAAAGCTGTTACGTTAGCCTCTGAGGAAAGCCGCTTGGGCAGTATCTAG
- a CDS encoding diacylglycerol/lipid kinase family protein has protein sequence MLGFIVNPVAGNGKGKEVWGVLEQILRQQEAVYRVRETSREGEAQTIAVELIEKEGVNKIVAVGGDGTIHEVVNGIHQSGKACMLGHVAAGSGNDFSRGHGLSNDPEEAIERILSEKREKVIDLLKINGRLAVNSVGAGFDGQVAKTTNAASYKKWLNRMRLGKAAYLWSVIRVLFTYQPCEVKLTVDGEVFFVEKAWLIAIANIPNYGGGMLICPRAVADDGMAEICVVNDVGRWGLLRAFPQIFTGAHVNHPKVSFFRGKKITVEAQRPLFVHADGEIVDSTPLRVEVIPKSQRICG, from the coding sequence ATGCTGGGGTTTATCGTGAATCCGGTGGCGGGGAATGGGAAAGGAAAAGAAGTATGGGGTGTCCTGGAACAAATTCTAAGGCAGCAAGAAGCCGTTTATCGAGTGCGGGAGACATCTAGGGAGGGGGAAGCACAAACCATAGCTGTTGAACTGATAGAAAAAGAGGGAGTAAATAAAATCGTTGCGGTCGGAGGGGATGGAACCATCCATGAGGTCGTAAACGGCATTCATCAATCGGGGAAAGCATGCATGCTGGGACACGTGGCGGCAGGATCCGGGAATGATTTTTCGCGTGGACATGGATTGTCGAATGACCCCGAAGAGGCAATCGAGCGAATCCTGTCGGAAAAACGTGAAAAAGTGATTGATCTGTTGAAAATCAATGGGCGCTTGGCGGTTAATTCAGTGGGAGCGGGATTCGATGGACAGGTAGCCAAAACGACAAACGCGGCCAGCTACAAAAAGTGGCTGAACCGGATGAGGCTGGGGAAGGCAGCGTATTTGTGGTCAGTCATACGCGTTTTGTTTACGTATCAGCCCTGCGAGGTAAAACTGACGGTGGATGGAGAAGTGTTTTTTGTCGAAAAGGCCTGGCTCATTGCGATCGCCAATATCCCGAATTACGGTGGGGGTATGCTCATTTGCCCAAGGGCTGTAGCCGACGATGGAATGGCAGAGATTTGCGTGGTCAATGATGTAGGCCGCTGGGGTCTGCTGCGGGCATTTCCGCAAATCTTTACTGGAGCCCATGTCAATCATCCAAAGGTCAGCTTCTTTCGTGGAAAAAAGATCACGGTGGAGGCGCAGAGGCCTTTGTTTGTCCATGCAGACGGAGAGATAGTGGATTCAACGCCATTGCGTGTAGAAGTAATACCGAAGAGTCAGCGGATATGCGGGTAA
- a CDS encoding DUF554 domain-containing protein, with protein sequence MILLGTLVNAAAIIVGALLGRLLSRIPDSIRQTVMQGIGLAVILLGIKMSLGTNNFLLMIVSIVLGAIIGEWIGIEKGLNSLGQWLERKLGGNREGSIATGFVTATLVYCIGAMGVLGAMDSGLRDNHDILYTKALIDGFSAIIFSSTLGIGVLFSAVPVFVYQGIIALLSTQIYNVVSQATLDAMLVELTAVGGLMIIAIGINVLEIKRINVANMLPALVIAALGVPIVGWLSRLFS encoded by the coding sequence GTGATCCTGTTGGGAACCCTGGTGAATGCGGCAGCTATCATTGTCGGAGCCTTGTTAGGGCGACTGTTGAGCCGAATCCCCGATTCGATTCGCCAGACTGTCATGCAAGGAATCGGATTGGCTGTCATTCTGCTGGGAATCAAGATGAGTCTTGGAACGAATAACTTTTTGCTGATGATTGTGAGCATCGTGCTGGGAGCGATCATAGGTGAATGGATTGGCATTGAAAAAGGCTTGAATAGCCTCGGTCAATGGCTGGAGAGAAAGCTTGGCGGTAACAGAGAAGGCAGTATCGCAACAGGTTTTGTCACTGCGACGTTAGTCTATTGCATTGGAGCCATGGGAGTCTTAGGGGCCATGGATAGCGGATTGCGAGATAACCACGACATTCTGTACACAAAGGCGTTAATTGACGGCTTTTCAGCCATTATCTTTAGCTCCACGCTGGGGATTGGCGTATTGTTCTCAGCAGTTCCCGTCTTTGTGTACCAAGGGATAATCGCCTTATTATCGACTCAAATTTACAACGTTGTCAGCCAAGCGACGCTCGATGCCATGCTGGTCGAATTGACAGCAGTGGGCGGATTGATGATCATCGCGATCGGCATCAACGTTTTGGAGATCAAAAGGATCAATGTCGCGAATATGCTGCCTGCGTTGGTCATTGCCGCGCTTGGGGTTCCGATTGTAGGATGGCTTTCGCGGCTGTTTTCTTGA